In Aggregatibacter sp. 2125159857, one DNA window encodes the following:
- the mscL gene encoding large-conductance mechanosensitive channel protein MscL yields MSFIKEFREFAMRGNVVDMAVGVIIGGAFGKIVSSLVADVFMPVLGILTGGVDFKDLKITLADAVGETPAVTLNYGVFIQNVFDFIIIAFAIFMMIKALNKLKKPEEKVKELTGEEKLLTEIRDLLKK; encoded by the coding sequence ATGAGTTTTATTAAAGAGTTCCGCGAATTTGCTATGCGCGGTAACGTTGTTGATATGGCTGTCGGTGTGATCATCGGTGGCGCATTTGGGAAGATTGTCAGCTCATTAGTGGCAGATGTTTTTATGCCGGTATTGGGTATTTTAACCGGTGGCGTGGATTTTAAAGATCTTAAAATCACGCTCGCCGATGCTGTGGGAGAAACCCCGGCAGTGACATTAAATTACGGTGTGTTTATTCAAAACGTTTTTGATTTCATCATTATCGCATTTGCAATTTTCATGATGATTAAAGCGTTAAATAAACTGAAAAAACCGGAAGAGAAAGTCAAAGAATTGACCGGCGAAGAAAAATTATTAACCGAAATTCGCGATTTATTGAAAAAATAA
- the rraB gene encoding ribonuclease E inhibitor RraB, with protein sequence MSHLDELKAETRDIITDLLNDGSDPDALYIIEHHISHHDFDKLEKIVMEAFKAGYEVSEAEEFEEENGKAVFCCDIISEVELKPEIIDAQQKELLPLLEKYKGNYDGWGTYFEDPNAEEDEYGDDGEFFDDEDDLDDDEEAFIKH encoded by the coding sequence ATGAGTCATTTAGATGAATTAAAAGCCGAAACCCGAGACATTATTACTGATTTATTAAATGACGGCAGCGATCCGGATGCGCTGTATATTATTGAACACCATATTTCTCATCATGACTTCGATAAATTAGAAAAAATTGTCATGGAGGCGTTTAAAGCCGGCTATGAAGTGTCCGAAGCGGAAGAGTTTGAAGAAGAAAATGGCAAAGCGGTATTCTGTTGCGATATTATCAGCGAAGTGGAACTGAAACCGGAAATCATTGATGCACAACAAAAAGAATTATTGCCACTGTTAGAAAAATATAAAGGCAACTATGACGGTTGGGGCACTTATTTTGAAGATCCGAATGCAGAAGAAGATGAATACGGCGATGATGGCGAGTTTTTTGATGATGAAGATGACTTAGATGATGACGAAGAAGCGTTCATTAAGCATTAA
- a CDS encoding SIMPL domain-containing protein (The SIMPL domain is named for its presence in mouse protein SIMPL (signalling molecule that associates with mouse pelle-like kinase). Bacterial member BP26, from Brucella, was shown to assemble into a channel-like structure, while YggE from E. coli has been associated with resistance to oxidative stress.), with translation MKLKSFTLLLLPLSLALTAHAEPQSVDEASKNVISFGTEVSKEVDYDVMAVTLFIKEENKSLKALNQTINEKVNVALDVIKKQSAVEIKKNARNTQVRYDDKGKQAGWVERADLVLESKDFVALSQVISDLNDTFAIAEVMQKLSKEATAKFEDEMMKSALAQFQHKAQLIQTSLNAKGYEILNLNLDSRNELPYFEGRMMPLSKASAFASENADEVNLDSHSKAELKATVSAQIKLFN, from the coding sequence ATGAAATTAAAATCGTTCACTTTATTACTCTTGCCTTTAAGCCTTGCGTTAACCGCTCACGCAGAACCCCAATCTGTCGATGAAGCGAGCAAAAATGTTATTTCTTTTGGCACAGAAGTGTCCAAAGAAGTGGATTATGACGTAATGGCCGTGACACTTTTCATCAAAGAAGAAAATAAAAGCTTAAAAGCCTTAAACCAAACCATCAATGAAAAAGTCAATGTCGCCTTAGACGTGATTAAAAAACAAAGTGCGGTAGAAATTAAGAAAAATGCCCGTAACACACAAGTACGTTACGATGACAAAGGCAAACAAGCCGGCTGGGTTGAGCGTGCCGATTTAGTCTTAGAAAGCAAGGATTTTGTGGCACTGTCTCAAGTGATTTCTGACCTCAATGACACCTTCGCCATTGCCGAGGTGATGCAAAAACTCTCCAAAGAAGCTACGGCTAAATTTGAAGATGAAATGATGAAAAGTGCTTTAGCGCAATTCCAACATAAAGCCCAATTAATCCAAACTTCACTCAATGCAAAAGGCTATGAAATTCTCAATTTAAATTTGGATAGCCGAAATGAACTTCCCTATTTTGAAGGCCGCATGATGCCACTGTCTAAAGCGAGCGCATTCGCTTCAGAAAATGCAGATGAAGTTAACTTAGATAGCCACAGTAAGGCGGAATTAAAAGCGACAGTGAGCGCACAAATTAAGTTATTCAACTAA
- the slyD gene encoding peptidylprolyl isomerase, which translates to MKVAKNVVVSIAYQVRTEDGVLVDEAPANQPLQYLQGHNNLVIGLENALEGKSVGDKFEVRVKPEEGYGEYNENMVQRVPKDVFVGVDDLAVGMRFIADTDMGPLPVVITEVGDKDVVVDGNHMLAGQELHFTVEVIDTREATLEEIAHGHLHQEGGCCGGHDSDEEGHGCGCGGHHHHHDHAHEHHEEAHESHGCGCGCNH; encoded by the coding sequence ATGAAAGTTGCAAAAAATGTGGTGGTAAGTATCGCTTATCAAGTTCGTACTGAAGACGGTGTGTTAGTGGATGAAGCACCGGCAAATCAACCGTTACAATATTTACAAGGTCATAATAACCTTGTGATCGGTTTAGAAAATGCCTTGGAAGGCAAATCGGTAGGTGACAAATTTGAAGTTCGTGTAAAACCGGAAGAAGGCTACGGTGAATACAATGAAAACATGGTACAACGCGTGCCGAAAGACGTTTTCGTTGGTGTAGATGATCTGGCGGTAGGCATGCGCTTTATTGCCGACACCGATATGGGACCGTTGCCTGTGGTCATTACGGAAGTGGGTGACAAGGATGTTGTCGTCGATGGTAACCATATGTTAGCCGGTCAAGAGTTACATTTCACGGTAGAAGTCATCGATACACGCGAAGCAACATTGGAAGAAATCGCACACGGCCATTTACACCAAGAAGGCGGTTGCTGCGGCGGTCATGACAGCGATGAAGAAGGCCATGGCTGCGGTTGTGGCGGTCATCACCACCATCATGATCACGCTCATGAGCACCATGAAGAAGCGCATGAAAGCCATGGTTGTGGCTGTGGATGTAACCACTAA
- the metK gene encoding methionine adenosyltransferase: protein MSQYLFTSESVSEGHPDKIADQISDAVLDEIIKQDPKARVACETYVKTGMALVGGEITTSAWVDIENLAREVICDIGYTSSEMGFDGRSCAVLNAIGKQSADINQGVDRESPLDQGAGDQGIMFGYATNETDVFMPAAITYAHRLMERQAQVRKSGKLDWLRPDAKSQLTFKYEDNNIVGIDAVVLSTQHAETISQKDLHEGVMEEIIKPVLPAQWLSKDTKYFINPTGRFVIGGPMGDCGLTGRKIIVDTYGGAARHGGGAFSGKDPSKVDRSAAYAARYVAKNIVAAGLADRCEIQLSYAIGVAEPTSIMIETFGTGKVANELLVNLVREFFDLRPYGLIKMLDLIQPIYRQTAAYGHFGREQFPWEKIDRAADLRAAAGLK, encoded by the coding sequence ATGAGTCAATATTTATTTACGTCCGAGTCCGTTTCTGAAGGGCATCCGGATAAAATCGCCGATCAAATTTCTGATGCGGTATTAGATGAAATCATTAAACAAGATCCGAAAGCCCGTGTTGCCTGCGAAACCTATGTAAAAACCGGGATGGCATTAGTGGGCGGTGAAATCACCACCTCTGCTTGGGTTGATATTGAAAACTTAGCGCGTGAAGTGATTTGCGATATTGGCTACACCAGCTCTGAAATGGGCTTTGATGGTCGTTCTTGCGCGGTATTAAATGCGATTGGCAAACAATCTGCCGACATCAACCAAGGCGTGGATCGTGAAAGTCCGTTAGATCAAGGCGCAGGCGACCAAGGCATTATGTTCGGTTATGCCACCAATGAAACCGATGTGTTCATGCCGGCCGCTATCACTTATGCGCACCGTTTAATGGAACGCCAAGCACAAGTGCGTAAAAGTGGCAAATTAGATTGGTTGCGCCCGGATGCGAAAAGCCAATTAACCTTTAAATATGAAGATAACAACATTGTCGGCATTGATGCCGTGGTGCTTTCTACTCAACATGCTGAAACCATCAGCCAAAAAGACTTGCACGAAGGCGTGATGGAAGAAATCATCAAACCGGTATTGCCGGCGCAATGGTTATCCAAAGACACCAAATATTTTATCAACCCAACCGGCCGTTTTGTGATTGGTGGCCCGATGGGGGACTGTGGTTTAACCGGTCGTAAAATTATTGTGGATACTTACGGCGGTGCAGCTCGTCATGGTGGCGGTGCATTCTCCGGTAAAGACCCATCGAAAGTTGACCGCTCTGCTGCTTATGCTGCCCGTTATGTGGCGAAAAACATTGTTGCAGCCGGTCTTGCCGATCGTTGTGAAATCCAACTTTCCTATGCGATTGGTGTGGCTGAACCGACATCCATCATGATCGAAACTTTCGGCACAGGTAAAGTGGCCAATGAATTGTTGGTCAATTTAGTGCGTGAATTCTTTGACTTACGTCCGTACGGGTTAATTAAAATGTTAGATTTAATCCAACCGATTTATCGCCAAACAGCGGCTTATGGCCACTTTGGTCGCGAACAATTCCCTTGGGAAAAAATCGATCGCGCAGCAGACTTACGTGCTGCGGCAGGATTAAAATAA
- the suhB gene encoding inositol-1-monophosphatase: MNPMLNIAIRAARKAGNIIAKNYERRDDIITMEKGKNDYVTNVDKASEEAIIEVIKKSYPNHTIITEESGALEGSDNDVQWVIDPLDGTTNFVKGLPHFSVSIAIRVKGRTEVGVVYDPIRNELFTAVRGEGAKLNDLRLRVENKRDLSGAVLATGFPFKQAKYMPMQFNMMQSLIEEAADFRRTGSAALDLCYVAAGRVDGYFEYGIKAWDVAAGDLIVREAGGIVTDYHAGHGYLKAGHIVAAAPRVLKDMLNKIQPCLAEDLK; this comes from the coding sequence ATGAATCCTATGTTAAATATCGCGATTCGTGCAGCACGAAAAGCAGGCAATATTATTGCAAAAAATTATGAGCGTCGTGACGACATCATCACGATGGAAAAAGGTAAAAACGATTATGTGACTAATGTCGATAAAGCTTCGGAAGAAGCCATTATTGAGGTCATCAAAAAATCTTACCCTAACCACACCATCATCACTGAAGAAAGCGGTGCGTTAGAGGGCAGTGATAACGATGTTCAATGGGTGATTGATCCGCTGGATGGCACCACAAACTTTGTAAAAGGTTTGCCTCATTTCTCCGTTTCTATTGCTATTCGTGTTAAAGGCCGCACCGAAGTTGGCGTGGTTTACGATCCTATCCGTAATGAATTATTCACTGCCGTGCGCGGTGAAGGCGCAAAATTAAATGACCTGCGTTTACGCGTGGAAAATAAGCGTGATTTATCCGGCGCTGTACTTGCCACCGGTTTTCCGTTTAAACAAGCTAAATATATGCCAATGCAATTCAATATGATGCAAAGCTTGATTGAAGAGGCGGCGGATTTCCGTCGCACCGGTTCTGCAGCGTTAGATCTTTGCTATGTGGCAGCTGGTCGTGTTGACGGCTATTTTGAATATGGCATTAAAGCCTGGGATGTGGCAGCTGGCGATTTAATCGTTCGTGAAGCCGGCGGTATCGTGACCGACTATCATGCCGGCCATGGCTACTTAAAAGCCGGTCATATTGTTGCCGCCGCGCCGCGCGTGCTGAAAGATATGTTGAATAAAATTCAGCCTTGCTTAGCCGAAGATTTAAAATAA
- the trmJ gene encoding tRNA (cytosine(32)/uridine(32)-2'-O)-methyltransferase TrmJ, with translation MLKNIRIVLIETSHSGNIGSAARAMKTMGLTDLVLVAPKQGIDDQAIALAAGAEDVVKSAVVVNTFSEAVADCSLVIGTSARLRHLQNSLIEPRECGEKAIHHAINGKVAIVFGRERVGLTNEELLKCHYHVTIPANPDYASLNLAMAVQLISYEIRMAYLATTTEAKATSVNTDIYPSMQELEYFYHHTEQLYQSLGFIQNQGVMQKLRRLYGRAELEKTELNILLGMLSAVRKKLKS, from the coding sequence ATGTTAAAAAATATTCGAATTGTTTTAATTGAAACCTCGCACAGTGGCAATATCGGTTCTGCAGCGCGGGCAATGAAAACAATGGGATTAACCGATTTGGTGTTGGTGGCACCGAAACAAGGCATAGACGATCAAGCGATTGCGCTGGCTGCCGGTGCGGAAGATGTCGTGAAAAGTGCGGTTGTCGTCAACACTTTTTCCGAAGCTGTTGCCGATTGTTCTTTAGTAATTGGTACTAGCGCAAGATTGCGTCATTTGCAAAACTCGCTGATTGAACCGCGCGAATGTGGTGAAAAAGCCATTCATCATGCAATAAACGGAAAAGTCGCGATTGTCTTTGGGCGTGAACGTGTGGGATTGACCAATGAAGAATTGCTCAAATGCCACTATCACGTCACTATCCCTGCCAATCCTGATTATGCGTCGCTTAATCTTGCTATGGCAGTGCAATTGATCAGTTATGAAATACGCATGGCTTATTTAGCCACCACGACAGAAGCGAAAGCCACATCCGTCAATACCGATATTTATCCATCGATGCAGGAGCTGGAATATTTTTATCATCATACGGAGCAGCTTTATCAATCCCTTGGCTTTATTCAAAATCAAGGGGTTATGCAAAAACTCCGTCGTTTATACGGTCGTGCCGAGTTGGAAAAAACAGAGCTCAATATTCTGCTCGGAATGCTAAGTGCGGTGAGAAAAAAGCTTAAATCGTAA
- the iscR gene encoding Fe-S cluster assembly transcriptional regulator IscR, producing MKLTSKGRYAVTAILDIAIHANDGPVSLSDISERQNISLSYLEQLFAKLRRNHLVKSVRGPGGGYKLGYAPDEISIGMIIAAVNENIDTTKCLGKGNCQNGSECLTHKLWDKLSQRIADFLNEITLAELVSQHKEKQNVRHHKHEDFENLLVITNAPQHS from the coding sequence ATGAAATTAACCTCAAAAGGTCGTTATGCAGTCACCGCAATTCTTGACATTGCCATTCATGCCAATGATGGGCCCGTAAGTTTATCTGATATTTCCGAGCGCCAAAACATTTCTCTTTCTTACTTAGAACAATTATTCGCTAAGCTACGTCGCAATCATTTAGTTAAAAGCGTACGCGGCCCAGGCGGTGGTTATAAATTGGGTTATGCGCCTGATGAAATTTCCATCGGCATGATCATCGCTGCTGTTAATGAAAATATCGATACCACCAAATGCCTAGGGAAAGGTAATTGCCAAAATGGAAGCGAATGTCTCACACACAAATTATGGGACAAACTTAGCCAACGCATTGCCGATTTTCTCAATGAAATTACTTTGGCGGAATTGGTTTCTCAACATAAAGAGAAACAAAATGTTCGTCATCATAAACACGAGGATTTTGAAAATCTACTCGTGATTACAAATGCCCCACAACATAGCTAG
- a CDS encoding IscS subfamily cysteine desulfurase, with amino-acid sequence MKLPIYLDYAATCPVDERVAKKMMEYLTIDGVFGNPASRSHKFGWQAEEAVDIARNQIADLIGADSREIVFTSGATESDNLAIKGAAHFYQTKGKHIITCKTEHKAVLDTCRQLEREGFEVTYLEPESDGLIDLEKFKAALRPDTILASIMHVNNEIGVIQDIQAIGELCRANKTIFHVDATQSVGKVEINLAELPVDLMSMSSHKLYGPKGIGALYVRRKPRIRLEAIIHGGGHERGMRSGTLPVHQIVGMGEAYRIAKEEMATEIPRIKALRDRLYNGLKDIEETYVNGSMEHRVANNLNISFNYVEGESLMMALRDIAVSSGSACTSASLEPSYVLRALGRNDELAHSSIRFTLGRFTTEEEIDYTISLMKSAVEKLRALSPLWDMFKEGIDLNTIEWAAH; translated from the coding sequence ATGAAATTACCTATTTATTTGGATTATGCGGCGACTTGTCCGGTGGACGAACGCGTTGCAAAAAAAATGATGGAATATTTAACCATTGACGGTGTGTTCGGCAACCCGGCATCGCGTTCCCATAAATTCGGCTGGCAAGCAGAAGAGGCCGTTGATATTGCACGTAATCAAATTGCCGATCTCATTGGTGCGGATTCTCGTGAAATTGTGTTCACTTCCGGTGCAACAGAATCAGACAACTTGGCGATCAAAGGTGCGGCGCATTTTTATCAAACCAAAGGCAAGCACATTATCACTTGCAAAACCGAGCATAAAGCGGTGTTGGACACTTGCCGCCAATTAGAACGTGAAGGCTTTGAAGTCACCTATTTAGAACCGGAATCCGATGGCTTAATCGATTTAGAAAAATTCAAAGCAGCATTGCGTCCGGATACCATTTTGGCGTCTATCATGCACGTGAATAACGAAATCGGCGTGATTCAGGATATTCAAGCTATCGGCGAATTATGTCGTGCGAATAAAACCATTTTCCATGTAGATGCCACCCAAAGCGTGGGCAAAGTGGAGATTAACCTTGCCGAATTACCGGTGGATTTAATGTCCATGTCCAGCCACAAATTATACGGACCAAAAGGGATCGGTGCGTTATATGTTCGCCGTAAACCACGTATCCGCTTAGAAGCCATTATTCACGGCGGCGGTCATGAGCGCGGTATGCGTTCCGGGACATTGCCTGTTCATCAAATCGTTGGGATGGGTGAAGCCTACCGCATCGCAAAAGAAGAAATGGCAACAGAAATTCCACGCATTAAAGCCCTTCGCGATCGTTTATACAACGGTTTAAAAGATATCGAAGAAACCTACGTTAACGGCTCCATGGAACACCGTGTCGCCAACAACCTCAACATCAGTTTCAATTATGTGGAAGGTGAATCTTTAATGATGGCGTTACGCGACATTGCGGTATCTTCCGGCTCCGCGTGTACCTCTGCAAGCCTAGAACCGTCTTATGTGTTACGTGCGTTAGGGCGCAATGATGAATTGGCGCACAGCTCGATTCGTTTCACCTTAGGCCGCTTCACCACCGAAGAAGAAATCGACTACACCATCAGCTTAATGAAAAGTGCAGTGGAAAAATTACGCGCATTGTCTCCGCTTTGGGATATGTTCAAAGAAGGCATCGATTTAAACACCATTGAGTGGGCTGCCCACTAA
- the iscU gene encoding Fe-S cluster assembly scaffold IscU, whose amino-acid sequence MAYSEKVIDHYENPRNVGSMDKKDSAVGTGMVGAPACGDVMQLQIRVNDEGIIEDAKFKTYGCGSAIASSSLITEWVKGKSLEEAGAIKNSQIAEELELPPVKVHCSILAEDAIKAAIADYKAKKGS is encoded by the coding sequence ATGGCATACAGCGAAAAAGTGATCGATCATTATGAAAATCCACGTAACGTGGGTTCTATGGACAAAAAAGACAGCGCCGTCGGCACCGGCATGGTGGGCGCACCGGCATGCGGTGACGTGATGCAATTACAAATTCGTGTAAATGACGAAGGTATTATCGAAGACGCCAAATTCAAAACCTACGGCTGCGGTTCCGCAATCGCTTCCAGCTCGTTAATCACTGAATGGGTGAAAGGTAAATCCTTAGAAGAAGCAGGTGCAATCAAAAACAGCCAAATTGCTGAAGAACTCGAATTACCGCCGGTGAAAGTACACTGCTCTATTTTGGCAGAAGATGCCATCAAAGCAGCGATTGCTGATTACAAAGCAAAAAAAGGCTCTTAA
- the iscA gene encoding iron-sulfur cluster assembly protein IscA → MSVTLTESAANRARTFLEKRGKGIGLRLGIKTSGCSGLSYMLEFVDTLNEDDQVFEQHGVKVIVDTKSLVYLDGTQLDFVKEGLNEGFKFTNPNVKDECGCGESFNV, encoded by the coding sequence ATGTCAGTCACATTAACCGAAAGCGCAGCAAATCGCGCCAGAACATTTTTAGAAAAACGCGGGAAAGGGATTGGTTTACGTTTGGGGATCAAAACTTCCGGCTGCTCCGGCTTGTCTTATATGCTGGAGTTCGTGGACACATTAAACGAAGACGATCAAGTGTTTGAACAACATGGCGTAAAAGTGATCGTGGACACCAAAAGTCTCGTGTATTTAGATGGCACCCAATTAGACTTTGTCAAAGAAGGCCTAAATGAAGGCTTCAAATTCACCAACCCGAACGTCAAAGACGAATGCGGCTGCGGTGAAAGTTTTAACGTGTAA
- the hscB gene encoding Fe-S protein assembly co-chaperone HscB has translation MNNPFALFDLPVAFQVDSALLNERYLALQKSLHPDNFSAASAQEQRLAMQKSAEINDALRILKDPIARADSIIALNTGEQENQEEKSNKDIGFLMQQMEWRETLENIENRKDTDELTAFAQEINQIRHAILSELSTALDTQQWDIAQAITDKLRFIKKLQTEIERVEETLLDF, from the coding sequence ATGAATAATCCTTTTGCTTTATTTGATTTGCCCGTAGCTTTTCAGGTGGACAGCGCGTTATTAAATGAGCGTTATTTAGCGCTGCAAAAATCCCTTCATCCGGATAATTTTTCAGCGGCCTCTGCGCAAGAACAACGCCTTGCCATGCAAAAGTCAGCGGAAATTAATGATGCGCTGCGTATTTTAAAAGACCCGATTGCACGCGCCGACAGTATCATTGCCCTCAATACCGGCGAACAAGAAAACCAGGAAGAAAAAAGCAACAAAGACATTGGTTTTCTGATGCAGCAAATGGAATGGCGTGAAACCCTAGAAAATATTGAAAACCGTAAAGACACGGATGAATTAACCGCATTTGCCCAAGAAATTAACCAAATCCGTCATGCCATTTTAAGCGAATTATCCACCGCACTTGATACACAACAATGGGACATCGCACAGGCAATAACAGACAAATTACGTTTTATCAAAAAACTTCAAACAGAAATTGAGCGAGTTGAAGAGACTCTTTTAGATTTTTAA
- the hscA gene encoding Fe-S protein assembly chaperone HscA — translation MALLQIAEPGQSAAPHQQKLAVGIDLGTTNSLIATVRNGHSDVLLDEQNRPLLPSVVHFGKDDNVIVGYEAAELATQDPQNTVISVKRLIGRSLADIQQRYPNLPYQFVASENGLPLLATHQGVRSPIEISAEILKKLTALGEQRLGGNLVGAVITVPAYFDDAQRQSTKDAAKLAGLNVLRLLNEPTAAAIAYGLDSGQEGVIAVYDLGGGTFDISILRLSRGVFEVLATGGDTALGGDDFDLVLANWIIEQSTVKPENDSQYRELIELANHVKVELTHVTEAKIQYRNWLGNISREQFNELIQPLVKRSLLACRRALKDAGVEAEEVNEVVMVGGSTRVPYVREQVGEFFQKQPLTSIDPDKVVALGAAIQADILAGNKPDSELLLLDVIPLSLGIETMGGLVEKIIPRNTTIPVARAQEFTTFKDGQTAMSVHIVQGERELVNDCRSLARFTLRGIPPMAAGAAHIRVTYQVDADGLLSVTAMEKTTGVQSSIQVKPSYGLTDDEIANMLKASMENAKEDIQARLLAEQRVEAERVLESVRSALAQDYDLLDDDELSAVKNAIISLEQLKQQDDSLAIKQGIKALDLATQEFAARRMDKSIRTALAGHSVDDIVGK, via the coding sequence ATGGCGTTACTTCAAATTGCAGAGCCGGGACAAAGTGCCGCACCCCATCAACAAAAACTTGCCGTGGGCATCGATCTCGGCACCACAAACTCCCTGATTGCTACCGTACGCAACGGCCACAGTGATGTTTTATTGGACGAACAAAATCGCCCGTTATTGCCCTCTGTTGTGCATTTTGGCAAAGATGACAACGTGATTGTCGGCTACGAAGCCGCCGAACTTGCCACGCAAGATCCGCAAAATACGGTGATTTCCGTCAAACGCTTAATCGGTCGCAGTCTTGCGGATATTCAACAACGTTATCCGAATTTACCTTATCAATTTGTCGCCAGTGAAAACGGTTTGCCTTTATTAGCAACACACCAAGGTGTACGTAGCCCGATTGAAATTTCCGCAGAAATACTGAAAAAATTGACCGCACTTGGTGAGCAACGCTTGGGCGGAAACCTTGTCGGCGCAGTAATTACTGTGCCTGCCTATTTTGATGATGCACAACGCCAAAGTACCAAAGACGCGGCGAAATTGGCAGGGCTCAATGTTCTGCGTTTATTAAACGAACCGACTGCGGCAGCCATTGCGTACGGCTTGGATAGCGGACAAGAAGGCGTGATTGCCGTGTATGATTTAGGCGGTGGCACCTTTGATATTTCCATTTTGCGCCTCTCCCGCGGCGTGTTTGAAGTGTTGGCGACCGGCGGCGACACGGCGCTAGGCGGTGATGATTTCGATTTGGTCTTAGCTAATTGGATTATCGAACAGTCTACCGTAAAACCGGAAAATGACAGCCAATATCGCGAACTGATTGAATTAGCTAATCACGTTAAAGTGGAATTAACTCACGTAACGGAAGCTAAAATTCAGTATCGCAATTGGCTTGGCAACATCAGCCGAGAACAATTTAACGAACTGATTCAACCGTTGGTTAAACGTTCTTTACTTGCTTGTCGTCGCGCCTTAAAAGATGCCGGTGTAGAAGCGGAAGAGGTGAATGAAGTGGTGATGGTGGGCGGTTCTACCCGAGTGCCTTATGTGCGCGAACAAGTGGGCGAATTTTTCCAAAAACAACCGCTGACCTCTATCGATCCCGATAAAGTGGTCGCTCTTGGCGCGGCCATTCAAGCGGATATTCTTGCCGGCAACAAACCGGATTCTGAGCTATTGTTGTTGGATGTCATTCCACTTTCTCTCGGCATCGAAACCATGGGCGGTTTGGTGGAAAAAATTATTCCGCGCAACACCACTATTCCTGTGGCGCGTGCGCAAGAATTCACCACCTTCAAAGACGGACAAACCGCAATGTCGGTGCATATCGTACAAGGTGAACGGGAACTGGTGAACGATTGCCGTTCTCTTGCACGCTTCACGCTGCGCGGCATTCCACCGATGGCGGCGGGTGCTGCACATATTCGCGTGACCTACCAAGTGGATGCCGATGGATTGCTTAGTGTTACCGCCATGGAAAAAACCACTGGTGTCCAATCCTCTATTCAGGTGAAGCCGTCTTATGGTTTAACGGACGATGAAATTGCCAACATGCTAAAAGCCTCCATGGAAAACGCCAAAGAGGATATTCAAGCGCGTTTATTGGCGGAACAGCGCGTAGAAGCGGAACGTGTACTGGAAAGCGTACGCTCTGCTCTGGCACAAGATTATGATTTATTAGATGACGACGAATTAAGTGCGGTCAAAAACGCGATTATTTCGTTAGAACAATTAAAACAGCAGGATGATTCCCTTGCCATCAAACAAGGCATCAAAGCGCTGGATTTAGCAACGCAGGAATTTGCTGCCCGTCGTATGGATAAATCCATTCGCACTGCGTTAGCAGGTCACTCCGTTGACGATATTGTAGGAAAGTAA
- the fdx gene encoding ISC system 2Fe-2S type ferredoxin gives MPKVIFLPNEEFCPEGMVVDAAAGDNLLELALNAGVEIHHACDGSCACTTCHVVVREGGDSLNEPSDQEEDMLDKAWGLEMDSRLSCQCIVGDEDLVVEIPKYNINHANEAAH, from the coding sequence ATGCCAAAAGTGATTTTTTTACCCAATGAAGAATTTTGCCCGGAAGGCATGGTGGTTGATGCCGCTGCTGGCGACAATTTGCTTGAATTGGCGCTCAATGCCGGCGTAGAAATTCACCATGCATGCGATGGCTCTTGCGCTTGCACCACATGCCATGTGGTAGTGCGTGAAGGAGGCGATTCTTTAAATGAACCAAGCGATCAAGAAGAAGATATGTTAGATAAAGCCTGGGGCTTAGAAATGGACAGCCGCTTGTCTTGCCAATGTATTGTCGGTGATGAAGACTTAGTCGTCGAAATCCCGAAATACAACATTAACCACGCAAACGAGGCAGCCCACTAA